A region of Elusimicrobiota bacterium DNA encodes the following proteins:
- a CDS encoding PilZ domain-containing protein produces MPKGEEKRKFVRVLLDIPCKFSSMDYPTENADAKVIDISVNGVSIETNTEVTLGENLQLKIMLPNGLNCEFAGQVMWNKSGQNIRKYGLKLTKINMLDRIKLGDFIMSQLAEQNYLIKQFLKKNL; encoded by the coding sequence ATGCCAAAAGGTGAAGAGAAAAGAAAATTTGTCCGGGTATTGCTGGATATCCCTTGTAAGTTCTCATCTATGGATTATCCAACTGAAAACGCAGATGCCAAAGTGATAGATATATCAGTAAATGGAGTTTCAATAGAAACCAATACTGAGGTTACACTTGGCGAAAATCTGCAATTAAAAATAATGCTACCTAATGGATTAAATTGCGAGTTTGCAGGACAGGTTATGTGGAATAAGAGTGGACAAAATATCAGGAAATACGGACTAAAACTGACTAAAATAAATATGCTGGATAGAATCAAACTCGGCGATTTCATAATGTCGCAATTAGCAGAACAGAATTATCTGATAAAACAATTCCTGAAAAAAAATTTGTAG
- a CDS encoding tetratricopeptide repeat protein: protein MDKIKNTNKHYYLAKAYSIAEMYNKAVDEFDKALKFSPEFAHIHYDLAKIYEKMKLFGNAAKEYKIALDINPHYADAKEALAKLLEGDRDKKLKIKQRLPTKKILKITLLVFCSALVYLTVLYFAKPVPQNIAYFSIPALHPSGITILDTEVWISDWFSQTVYKHKLDVTLSLVKSTKLPDIHPSSIAADKNGIWLCDAFSKKIFQLDKNTLKIIGSFASPASNPSAIFSADKYLWSCDSNEDKIYKHKKDKNLTVELSIPVANPNPIGIFIKGKNVFVADCDTDKVYRYFLDEKQKKLSKICEYEIPAFGSKVSSSRKISGLSITANYVFLTSEGTGEAYRIPFKMLKGK from the coding sequence ATGGATAAAATAAAAAATACAAATAAACATTATTATCTGGCTAAAGCGTATTCTATCGCTGAAATGTATAATAAAGCAGTTGACGAGTTTGATAAAGCGCTAAAATTCTCGCCTGAGTTCGCACATATCCATTACGACCTTGCTAAAATATATGAAAAAATGAAATTGTTCGGGAATGCTGCAAAAGAATATAAAATCGCATTAGATATTAACCCGCATTATGCAGATGCGAAAGAGGCGCTTGCTAAACTTTTAGAAGGCGACCGTGATAAAAAATTAAAAATCAAACAGCGACTACCAACCAAAAAAATACTAAAGATTACGCTGCTAGTTTTTTGCTCGGCGTTGGTTTATCTAACAGTATTATATTTTGCAAAACCTGTTCCACAAAATATAGCGTATTTTTCAATCCCAGCATTACATCCATCCGGGATTACTATTTTAGATACGGAAGTATGGATTTCAGATTGGTTCTCGCAGACGGTCTATAAACATAAATTGGATGTTACACTGTCGCTAGTAAAATCAACCAAACTACCTGATATTCATCCCAGCAGCATCGCAGCTGATAAAAACGGTATATGGCTGTGTGATGCGTTTTCTAAAAAAATTTTTCAACTTGATAAGAACACACTAAAAATTATCGGCAGTTTCGCTTCACCTGCTTCTAACCCATCCGCAATTTTTTCTGCTGATAAGTATTTATGGTCTTGCGATTCTAATGAAGATAAAATTTATAAGCATAAAAAGGATAAAAACCTGACGGTTGAATTATCAATACCTGTTGCTAATCCTAATCCTATTGGCATCTTCATAAAAGGCAAAAATGTTTTTGTCGCAGATTGTGATACCGATAAGGTCTATAGATATTTCTTAGACGAGAAACAGAAAAAACTTAGTAAAATCTGTGAATACGAAATTCCAGCATTCGGCTCTAAGGTTTCATCCAGCAGAAAAATTTCGGGCTTGAGTATAACCGCTAATTATGTTTTTCTGACCTCCGAAGGTACCGGCGAAGCATATCGGATTCCGTTCAAAATGCTGAAAGGTAAATAA
- a CDS encoding ATP-binding protein produces MKSLTDYWRAKFVELQKQIDEERKKQNTEKKVLKNEIFEHTAKIKELETKIAELEKIIVSKDKEITALINQQNTVIEKYQNELEVQKNESDEHLRVIVQEKNNEIVTIISEVVRFLKKDAGYINGIAKVCDEFCKEKKIKTLAKNLIEHTEWLIQHADELVWFTQPFTKEEGTVKPDILIDEIITEFKEIAGKLNIKISKEIAEIPELPIPSQHLKICFTEIIRNCFDAMPQGGTLTIKMYSSENNAVVEISDTGRGIPAHLMEKISQPFFSTKKKVGFGVGLTKVRKILDTYKCKLDIFSEEDKGTTVKITTSTK; encoded by the coding sequence ATGAAATCATTAACTGACTATTGGCGGGCTAAATTTGTTGAACTACAAAAACAAATTGATGAAGAACGAAAAAAACAGAATACAGAAAAAAAAGTGCTTAAAAACGAGATATTTGAACATACTGCTAAGATAAAAGAACTTGAAACTAAAATTGCTGAACTTGAAAAAATAATTGTTTCAAAAGATAAAGAAATAACAGCATTAATTAACCAGCAGAATACAGTCATAGAAAAATATCAAAACGAGTTAGAAGTACAGAAAAACGAATCAGACGAACATCTGCGTGTTATAGTGCAAGAAAAAAATAATGAAATCGTAACAATTATCTCTGAAGTTGTCAGGTTCCTGAAAAAAGATGCCGGATATATTAACGGGATTGCAAAAGTATGTGATGAGTTTTGTAAAGAAAAGAAAATAAAAACACTTGCCAAAAATCTTATTGAACATACTGAATGGTTAATTCAACATGCGGATGAACTTGTATGGTTCACACAGCCATTTACAAAAGAAGAAGGCACTGTCAAACCGGATATCCTGATTGATGAAATAATTACTGAATTCAAAGAAATTGCAGGAAAGTTGAATATAAAAATTTCCAAAGAAATTGCTGAAATACCTGAATTACCAATCCCCAGTCAACATCTCAAGATATGTTTTACCGAAATAATCAGAAATTGTTTTGATGCAATGCCACAGGGTGGAACACTAACGATAAAAATGTATTCATCAGAAAACAACGCTGTAGTAGAGATTTCAGATACAGGGCGTGGAATTCCAGCACATCTTATGGAAAAAATTAGCCAGCCGTTTTTTTCTACAAAAAAGAAAGTTGGATTTGGTGTGGGTTTAACAAAAGTACGAAAAATTCTGGATACATATAAATGTAAGTTGGATATTTTTAGTGAAGAAGATAAAGGCACAACAGTAAAAATAACTACAAGCACCAAATAA
- a CDS encoding LysM peptidoglycan-binding domain-containing protein: LFAICCLYGAFENTSSGARPYGMGNAFSGLANDIQAVHYNPAGLTQIRHKELVAYYAKPFLGLDDKSELANAFVGYLHPLRGRESVAISMASIRLPAVYNETVTAISFAKNISKKIALGWNLKLLEIKYGNDIYTAFDPVFNNGKQKIRTAVSNDVGLLTRITKRLSVGVAAFNINEPDIGLAESVYLPIRIRAGITWRVPAIAICFDTEQYQNELKFFVGTEKPYFKDKFFIREGIGYGKDFTNISLGFSVLPDPLRIDYAFQLPLTGVKDIFGNHHLSVVFEFGKELNDPYTKDLETKISTLETEKKELQNNLDTTQQQLSNVSTEMEKTKIELEETQKHKEQLEAENRRLSYRPLPKKITYHTVEKGETLTSISEKYYGTPDRWQDIYNANKTKIERGMPVVGSQLVIP, translated from the coding sequence TGCTATTTGCTATTTGCTGTCTCTATGGCGCGTTTGAAAACACTTCTTCCGGTGCCCGTCCTTACGGTATGGGGAACGCATTTTCAGGGCTTGCTAACGATATTCAGGCAGTCCACTACAATCCCGCAGGGCTAACACAAATCAGACATAAAGAGTTGGTCGCATATTATGCTAAACCGTTTTTAGGGCTGGACGATAAAAGCGAACTTGCGAATGCATTTGTTGGCTATCTGCATCCTTTAAGAGGTAGAGAATCTGTTGCTATTTCTATGGCTTCCATCCGTCTACCAGCGGTCTATAACGAAACAGTAACAGCAATAAGTTTTGCCAAAAATATCTCTAAAAAAATTGCACTCGGCTGGAATCTGAAATTGTTAGAAATAAAATATGGCAACGATATCTATACCGCATTTGACCCTGTATTTAATAATGGAAAACAAAAAATACGAACTGCGGTTTCTAATGATGTCGGGCTACTCACAAGAATTACAAAACGGCTATCAGTAGGTGTGGCTGCTTTTAATATCAACGAACCTGATATTGGTTTGGCAGAATCAGTATATTTGCCTATCAGAATACGGGCAGGTATTACCTGGCGAGTTCCTGCAATAGCAATTTGTTTTGATACAGAACAATACCAGAATGAGTTAAAGTTTTTTGTTGGTACCGAAAAACCATATTTTAAAGATAAGTTTTTTATCAGAGAAGGTATCGGCTATGGTAAAGATTTCACTAATATCTCACTTGGATTCTCGGTTCTGCCAGACCCGCTAAGAATTGATTACGCATTCCAACTGCCACTAACCGGTGTAAAAGATATATTTGGGAACCACCATCTGTCAGTTGTGTTTGAGTTTGGTAAAGAACTTAATGACCCGTATACAAAAGATTTAGAAACCAAAATCTCAACATTAGAAACAGAAAAAAAAGAACTACAGAATAATCTGGATACAACACAACAACAGTTATCTAATGTTTCAACTGAGATGGAAAAAACAAAAATAGAATTGGAGGAAACCCAAAAACATAAAGAACAACTTGAAGCAGAGAATCGGCGGCTTTCATACCGACCGCTACCTAAAAAAATTACTTACCATACTGTTGAAAAAGGCGAGACATTAACCTCAATTTCAGAAAAATACTACGGCACACCTGATAGATGGCAGGATATCTATAATGCTAATAAAACCAAAATAGAACGCGGAATGCCTGTTGTAGGTTCACAACTGGTAATCCCATAA
- a CDS encoding gliding motility-associated C-terminal domain-containing protein encodes MRKDKFQITNSKFQTKSKTIPTLLFVFLSISYLLSPICLFAVPANISDLTALPGSNEGELVLQWTAPGKDGTLATVYGYMVTYSTKEVITRAGFSIATPYPHAWTGLVSGNKLESRLLTGLAPNQWYYFAIISSGSGGWSVWNSSIDVAGINLGAANIVKWISPDTITNLSVTPGYKKAILTWTAPGDDNTIGPITNGQFEVRYSIQQQIVNENDWNSILTQYRVVIPTSTSPSVSQSYTVTALTNGTTYYFAIKTRDENATGWSAIDITSPEPSATPFNNPPFDFATVSPSNGTIVTTTKPSFDWQDTTDPDGEGIASYSIEYSFYSDFPYPPGEKGPLSYSSYTFVEPLSDDKTYYWRAKAIDMDLGITYSTSSVVHINIANSAPTDFNLLSPNNETVLKRPTFSWNASDDPDPPWNINYTIYYSSTSNFSTYLTTTTTNTSFLFTTNLIENTTYYWKVIASDEYISPAVTTSTLTGSFYVKPVLPSAPANVKITDGIISWDTVLLDEDGTPIVDFATYKIYQSADIKNIGAAQTFAGYTTTTSTPAVSGLWTVIRAVDEFGNESANSIAVNPSEPNQCLLSKQQDLLIEIPAAAQSTLSDVIISITKTGQIYEIKPLNNSSLTEIPNFQFPTPVKITFETDDDCVYWHNSVEYVALGGKKDKSITIQTTKLGLFYTGKIETPKLKLISAFPKKIFTPNNDGINDEINLIFTGITEENVEGEVFDITGKKVAILTKKDFSWFAWDGKKSDGKIVLPGVYIYQIKNGKNVCNGTIVVAR; translated from the coding sequence ATGAGAAAAGACAAATTCCAAATCACAAATTCCAAATTCCAAACTAAAAGCAAAACTATCCCAACTTTGCTTTTTGTTTTTTTATCTATCTCCTATCTCCTATCTCCTATCTGCCTCTTTGCAGTGCCTGCAAATATCTCGGACTTAACCGCACTGCCCGGTAGTAACGAGGGTGAACTTGTACTGCAATGGACTGCACCCGGGAAAGACGGGACACTCGCTACCGTCTATGGCTATATGGTTACATATAGTACCAAAGAGGTTATTACAAGAGCAGGATTTTCAATTGCTACACCATATCCACACGCATGGACAGGACTTGTCTCAGGAAATAAGTTAGAATCACGGCTTCTCACAGGGCTTGCACCTAACCAGTGGTATTATTTTGCAATAATATCGTCAGGTAGTGGTGGCTGGTCGGTCTGGAATTCATCAATTGATGTCGCAGGTATAAATCTCGGTGCCGCCAATATCGTGAAATGGATTTCACCAGATACAATCACCAACCTGTCAGTTACGCCAGGCTATAAAAAAGCAATACTTACATGGACAGCACCAGGCGATGATAACACAATTGGACCTATTACCAATGGACAGTTTGAGGTTAGATATTCTATACAGCAGCAGATTGTGAACGAAAATGATTGGAATAGCATACTTACACAATATCGGGTTGTTATCCCAACTTCTACATCGCCATCTGTATCGCAAAGTTATACAGTTACAGCACTTACAAATGGTACAACATATTATTTTGCGATAAAAACAAGAGATGAAAATGCTACCGGCTGGTCAGCAATAGATATAACATCGCCGGAACCATCCGCGACACCATTCAATAATCCACCATTTGATTTTGCAACTGTTTCACCTTCAAATGGGACAATTGTAACAACTACAAAGCCATCGTTTGATTGGCAAGATACAACAGACCCGGATGGTGAAGGTATCGCTTCATATTCTATAGAGTATTCTTTTTATAGCGATTTTCCATATCCGCCAGGCGAAAAAGGACCGCTTTCATATTCATCTTACACTTTTGTTGAGCCACTTTCCGACGATAAAACATACTACTGGCGGGCAAAAGCGATAGATATGGACTTAGGTATAACATATTCTACAAGCAGTGTTGTCCATATAAATATAGCCAATTCAGCACCAACAGATTTTAACTTGTTATCACCTAATAACGAAACCGTCCTGAAACGCCCGACATTTTCTTGGAATGCCTCTGATGACCCGGACCCGCCATGGAATATCAATTATACAATATATTATTCATCAACTTCTAATTTTTCAACTTATCTAACAACAACTACTACAAATACGAGTTTTTTATTCACAACAAATCTGATAGAAAATACAACATACTACTGGAAAGTAATAGCATCTGACGAGTATATCTCACCTGCAGTGACAACCTCTACGCTGACAGGCTCGTTTTATGTAAAACCGGTTTTGCCATCTGCACCTGCAAATGTCAAAATTACCGACGGAATAATTTCTTGGGACACTGTGCTGCTGGATGAAGACGGCACTCCAATAGTTGATTTCGCAACATATAAAATATATCAATCCGCAGATATTAAAAATATAGGCGCTGCCCAAACTTTTGCAGGATATACAACCACAACATCTACACCCGCAGTCAGTGGCTTGTGGACTGTTATCAGGGCAGTTGACGAATTCGGTAACGAAAGCGCAAACTCTATCGCTGTAAATCCCAGTGAACCTAACCAGTGCTTGCTTTCAAAACAGCAGGATTTACTTATAGAAATCCCGGCTGCGGCTCAGTCCACACTTTCTGATGTTATTATATCAATTACAAAAACTGGTCAGATTTACGAGATAAAACCATTGAATAATTCCAGTTTAACCGAGATACCCAATTTTCAATTTCCAACCCCGGTAAAGATTACTTTTGAAACTGATGACGACTGCGTCTACTGGCACAACAGCGTAGAATATGTCGCACTCGGCGGTAAAAAAGACAAAAGTATCACAATCCAGACGACAAAACTGGGTTTGTTTTATACCGGTAAAATTGAAACACCAAAATTGAAACTCATATCTGCATTCCCGAAAAAAATTTTTACACCAAATAACGATGGTATTAACGATGAGATAAATCTTATATTCACAGGTATCACAGAAGAAAATGTCGAAGGCGAAGTTTTTGATATTACTGGTAAAAAAGTCGCTATACTGACAAAAAAGGATTTTTCATGGTTTGCGTGGGACGGCAAAAAGTCAGACGGTAAAATTGTGTTGCCCGGCGTGTATATATATCAGATAAAAAACGGGAAAAATGTATGCAACGGCACAATAGTTGTGGCAAGATGA
- a CDS encoding FliG C-terminal domain-containing protein, with protein sequence MNQSVIKRIANRGERIAERGERIEVSSWFFIRYPLYAIRYLLFTFYLLLSTFLPFYLSTCLYSVEPDSSTLLQEKMRIEKDYEKRIIEIVEKIVGPGKAVVFVSAELQSVKLSGKTEQAQGTAEQANPFLGVKPKPKVLPGFEAEVAPEVQQPAAGSEKSAGKAQKAERIIVSTMLRALKVTILLDKGIQEAKKLIIKEAITQSVGSDVGGGKFTLEIKEAPFTTTSFWAPFLEPKVLVPLILGIIFLIVLMGPLHSVLQSFANAFKESRKGGEFTVLSKSETESKGETKGEGAGSGGGGGGGGVGGAAGASVTIKEEEEEEMKKKEKPFEYITKENLKNLIYLLQEETPEVIALVITYLNPEFAAEVVAALPSDLQLQTAVCLANVKLTSEEDVTKINDKIKKNIDFLVGGMDAFIKILGQVENRIRKEMLSTLEKQSPRLAKIVRENVFMFEDIANLPDQTVQFIMREVKTDQLAIALKGAGMDAVMQKVLANMSEGGRLLLKEEMDFGRPVSPQQIEEAQRDIEKIIKRMETERKIVLRMEEKKGTAVVIEGRLQKLDIGDEYRTQPQPSQQQTQQTQSPPQTQQPQVSPQRAIEYYNAGITAYSSGKIDDAIHYFQRSVEYNPNFWQAWQYLGSCLYSKGRIEEAIKSYERSLAANPSNTQLRDWLATEKQKRLAAK encoded by the coding sequence ATGAATCAATCAGTAATTAAGCGAATAGCGAATAGAGGTGAGCGGATAGCAGAGAGAGGAGAGAGGATAGAGGTTAGCAGTTGGTTTTTTATCCGCTATCCGCTCTACGCTATCCGCTATTTGCTATTTACTTTTTACCTTTTACTTTCTACCTTTCTACCTTTCTACCTTTCTACCTGCCTCTATAGTGTTGAGCCGGATAGTTCTACGCTATTACAAGAAAAAATGCGGATTGAGAAGGACTATGAGAAACGTATCATAGAGATTGTAGAAAAAATAGTCGGACCCGGTAAAGCAGTTGTATTTGTATCAGCGGAATTACAGAGTGTCAAATTGAGTGGTAAAACTGAACAAGCACAAGGTACTGCTGAGCAGGCGAATCCATTTTTAGGCGTTAAACCGAAACCGAAAGTTTTGCCAGGGTTTGAAGCAGAAGTAGCGCCGGAAGTTCAACAGCCCGCTGCAGGTAGCGAAAAATCAGCCGGTAAGGCACAGAAAGCTGAACGAATAATTGTTTCTACAATGTTGAGAGCATTAAAAGTAACAATTCTGCTGGATAAAGGCATACAGGAAGCCAAGAAACTAATTATTAAAGAGGCAATTACTCAATCGGTTGGTTCTGATGTTGGTGGTGGCAAGTTCACATTAGAAATAAAAGAAGCGCCATTCACAACAACATCATTCTGGGCACCGTTTTTAGAGCCAAAAGTTCTTGTACCGCTAATTCTGGGTATCATTTTTCTGATTGTCTTGATGGGACCGCTCCACAGTGTTTTGCAATCGTTTGCAAATGCGTTCAAAGAAAGCCGAAAAGGTGGCGAGTTCACAGTACTGTCAAAATCAGAAACTGAAAGTAAAGGTGAAACTAAAGGTGAAGGTGCTGGCAGTGGTGGCGGTGGTGGCGGTGGTGGTGTCGGTGGTGCAGCAGGTGCTTCGGTCACCATAAAAGAAGAGGAGGAAGAAGAAATGAAAAAGAAAGAAAAACCGTTTGAATATATCACAAAAGAAAATCTTAAAAATCTGATTTATCTTCTACAGGAAGAAACGCCGGAAGTAATCGCATTAGTTATTACTTATCTTAATCCGGAGTTTGCGGCCGAAGTTGTCGCAGCACTGCCGTCTGATTTACAACTCCAAACTGCGGTTTGTCTCGCAAATGTTAAACTAACATCCGAAGAAGATGTGACAAAAATTAACGATAAGATAAAGAAAAATATTGATTTCCTCGTCGGCGGGATGGATGCATTCATAAAAATTTTAGGTCAGGTTGAAAACCGTATCAGAAAAGAAATGCTATCCACATTAGAAAAACAATCGCCACGACTGGCTAAAATAGTTCGTGAGAATGTATTTATGTTTGAGGATATAGCAAACCTGCCAGACCAGACAGTTCAGTTTATTATGCGTGAGGTAAAAACAGACCAGTTAGCAATTGCATTAAAAGGTGCCGGGATGGATGCAGTTATGCAGAAGGTGCTTGCGAATATGTCAGAAGGTGGTCGGCTATTATTAAAAGAGGAAATGGATTTCGGCAGGCCTGTGAGCCCACAGCAGATAGAAGAAGCACAGCGTGATATTGAAAAAATAATCAAAAGAATGGAAACTGAACGAAAAATAGTGCTCCGAATGGAAGAAAAAAAAGGGACAGCGGTTGTGATAGAAGGTCGGCTACAGAAACTGGATATTGGTGATGAATATAGAACTCAACCGCAGCCGTCTCAGCAACAAACCCAGCAAACTCAATCCCCACCCCAAACTCAGCAACCACAAGTATCTCCACAGCGTGCTATAGAGTATTATAATGCCGGTATTACTGCGTATTCATCCGGGAAAATTGATGATGCAATACATTATTTTCAGCGGTCTGTAGAGTATAACCCGAATTTCTGGCAGGCGTGGCAGTATCTTGGTAGTTGTCTCTATTCAAAAGGACGGATTGAAGAAGCAATAAAATCATATGAACGCTCACTCGCTGCTAATCCATCAAATACACAGTTAAGAGATTGGCTTGCAACTGAGAAACAAAAAAGACTGGCAGCAAAATAA
- a CDS encoding PorV/PorQ family protein, which produces MKTKKYQMNRNKWLSGYVVKWFVFTIHLFTYSLIHLGTCLYGAASGGQPAQFLSWGAGARALAMGKAFIAISDDASATYWNPAGLTQLERKEFTGLYAKLWYDTAYSFISYAHPTTKLGVFGISIVSLTSGGFEKVTIERNTENDVVDFRVLGTFKDAQTAYCGSYGKDLSKKITFGTTIKYVSHVIDIYKVAFMTSDAALIIKDVYPKLKIGLDIQNLISIKMGDTDDSFPIVLKLGGAYKALKDRLTIALDIEKGMRANPNYHVGAEYWAMDYVAARFGFDVGDSGIRETTAGCGGRYRDYTLDFAMAFHELGSSTRVSAGWRFGKSASTGKFEEMAKYFREGMDAYKIGEYLVAMDRLSKAYSVDPTNEDLARALPRIQIVSGWIAAEKGTTTEAESIRTGIAYYIEGDLNSSVMALRHAYTLQPQHEKLRRLLNDVEKEAAQTLTPIAGTKLTTAPALNLIEQKQEKAREYFAKKQYDAAINECQEILIIDPKNVLALKRMGSCYYQMDLKEKAVATWKKVLEIDPTDKDVLDILKMFEGELKSEAK; this is translated from the coding sequence ATGAAAACAAAAAAATACCAAATGAATAGAAACAAGTGGTTAAGTGGCTATGTGGTTAAGTGGTTTGTATTTACTATTCACTTATTCACTTATTCACTTATCCACTTAGGCACCTGCCTTTACGGCGCGGCTTCCGGCGGACAACCTGCCCAGTTTCTATCCTGGGGTGCGGGTGCCCGAGCGCTCGCTATGGGTAAAGCATTTATCGCAATATCAGACGATGCATCCGCAACATACTGGAATCCCGCAGGGCTTACTCAATTAGAACGTAAAGAGTTCACAGGGCTTTACGCAAAATTATGGTATGATACCGCATACAGTTTTATCTCATATGCGCATCCGACAACCAAACTTGGTGTATTCGGTATTTCTATTGTCTCGCTTACATCAGGCGGGTTTGAAAAGGTTACAATAGAACGAAATACAGAAAATGATGTTGTAGATTTTAGGGTGCTGGGCACTTTTAAGGATGCACAGACAGCCTACTGCGGCTCTTACGGGAAAGACCTGTCTAAAAAAATTACATTCGGCACTACTATAAAATATGTTTCACATGTGATTGATATCTATAAGGTTGCATTCATGACATCCGATGCAGCACTCATCATAAAAGATGTGTATCCAAAATTAAAAATCGGGCTGGATATCCAGAATCTAATCTCAATAAAAATGGGTGATACAGATGATAGTTTCCCGATAGTTCTGAAACTTGGTGGTGCGTACAAAGCGCTGAAAGACCGCTTAACAATTGCGCTTGATATTGAAAAGGGAATGCGGGCGAACCCAAATTATCATGTAGGCGCTGAATACTGGGCGATGGACTATGTTGCAGCACGGTTCGGGTTTGATGTTGGCGATAGCGGTATTAGAGAAACCACTGCGGGCTGTGGCGGACGCTACAGGGACTATACGCTTGATTTTGCAATGGCGTTTCATGAGTTAGGCTCGTCCACACGGGTTTCCGCTGGCTGGCGATTCGGTAAATCTGCATCAACCGGCAAGTTTGAAGAGATGGCAAAATACTTCCGAGAAGGTATGGATGCGTACAAAATCGGCGAGTATCTGGTTGCAATGGACCGTTTATCAAAAGCGTATAGTGTGGACCCGACAAACGAGGATTTAGCCAGAGCGCTACCACGAATCCAAATTGTCTCCGGCTGGATTGCTGCTGAAAAAGGAACAACAACAGAAGCAGAATCAATCCGAACTGGTATCGCTTACTATATTGAAGGTGATTTGAATAGTTCGGTGATGGCATTAAGACATGCTTATACGCTACAACCTCAGCATGAGAAATTAAGACGGCTGTTAAACGATGTAGAAAAAGAAGCCGCACAGACACTAACGCCAATAGCAGGCACAAAACTTACTACCGCACCGGCACTCAATCTGATAGAGCAGAAGCAGGAAAAAGCACGCGAGTACTTCGCAAAGAAACAATACGATGCTGCAATCAACGAATGTCAGGAAATATTGATTATTGACCCGAAGAATGTGCTCGCATTAAAACGAATGGGTTCCTGCTATTATCAGATGGACTTGAAAGAGAAAGCGGTTGCTACCTGGAAAAAAGTACTTGAAATAGACCCAACTGATAAGGATGTGCTTGATATCTTGAAAATGTTTGAAGGCGAGCTGAAAAGCGAGGCTAAATGA